The genomic window ttaaagtaataaaaaaattaaatatttcatattataaattactttaaacacagaaaaataaaagctatatattaaaattaaagaattattacgCAGATGGATATATTATCTgttctttatatatacatatacatagttTACAGTGTATCGAGAATGCAATAATGTATAACCTCAAAATGGATAGAAGTTTGTTTACTTACGCATTTACGAAAAACACAGACATTTTCGTAGTGGCTTAAAAGTCAATTGCATAAAAATGGTAAGTATCCTTCAAATCACGAAAActgctttattattaatagactAACCAACCATggctttttaattatattgttttcagTGTGAAAAGTAATACTTTAATACTCAAAGGCAATAACTACGATTGGCTGTAGTTTCACTAGTTCCACTTCTACTGTAGCCAAGTATTCTGCATTATCGACAACGGATGAGTTCAAGCTGACGAACGGTTTTAAAAGGGTGACattcttttggacacagcacaattggacaccaaccaatcatcttgacttatctaaccaaaccaacggaaaaactctaggtattGGCCGCTgagagtggtggtgtccaatcgtgcgcaccccgttTTAAACCTGCTTGCCGAGTAACTGAACATGATTGGTTGAATCTACATGTGACAACCAATCATGTTCAATCGTTCGCCGAAAAGAGGACTAGTATCTCGAGGCTTTCCTAGGGACACAAACATTTTGCCAGCTTGAACTCGTCCAATGAAAACGTTATCGTAAAAAGAGggaaattcaaataaaatatatttttttcatttattgaaCTTTAATGtattagtatataaaatatgctatttacgataaattacaatatttttctatacataaaaatttcaatcatGCATTGCTTTATAACTgcagattttttgaaaaacaaaatttaatacttcTTTAGCGGTGTGTGTGTCGGAATTGTTTACCCTTATTATACTTCCAAATTCCCTGATGTAGTGATCCAATTCCTTATCACGTGACGATTCCTTTGTTGTCATATATTTGTTAGTAAGCtgcgataattttaataaatcagagCTGAAAGCTTCATCTAGATCAAACAGTTCTAAAGCAGGTGGAGGTAATTCTTGGAAGCTTGGAGGAAATgcctgaaaaatttttttcaaatttatataacatgaataatcataaattaaagCTGAATTTGTGAGACAGACATATAGAAATAAGATATTATACTCACCGAAGCTTGAGTGGGAGGTAAAGGTGCTTCAAAATGAGGTGGTATTAAAGTAAGTGGTTCATGTTTTATTCCTAAAGCCTCAAACGCTTTTATGCAAGCTGGTACCATGtctaaatttatagaataaaaatgatGCTTAAATAATTTGGTATATTCGCGAGGTATATCAATATTATCTAAATCTTGCGTGCAAACTTTTGGATTGTCAGCTTGTTGAGTTATGTCTGGTACAAAATTGTACTCCCAAAACTGAAAACATAAAAAGTATAGTTAACGTATAGTTTTTGTCAACTGTGTtttgtgaaagaaaaagaaatcttaatCTTTATATTACATGTAGTAAAGAGAGTGTATCATAATCCATAATAAAAAACTTACTTCTATATCGTCTGTATGAAAATCCATTGTTTCTgtgatatttaattcaaaaaaatcaaaaatcatTTCCCGCAATGCATCATTACTTTCCTTTTCTATGTAAGCATCCATCAACATTCTGGATGAACCTAGTACAATGAGCTTGCCATTACTGTTTTTTACACAATGATAAGCACAGATTGGCCTATTCATTGGAATAGCGATTGAACCACTGGATAAAGCAACAACAGATGGTTGCACTACATTTAACGTTGCACCATaaggatataaaaatttcataccactaaaataatcatttattaataattgcaattacCGCAAGTTGAATAAGATTGCCTTACATGTATTCATCATGATTCTTCAGAAATATGGATTTGTTTGACAAGCCTTGAGAGATCAAAGATTCTTTAGGATGCATTGTTTGACTGTAACTCATACGAGCTACGCTATCTGcaaatataatgtatacaaattaaaatatgagtTTTTTATACATATCCAGAAAGTTTACAATAGAGAGAAAGAGTCAGATTATGTACCATTATTTACCATTATACCAAATTCTTCTAGCAAAAAGTTGATATTTGTATTAGATTTATTTTCACCACCCTCTCCAAGTGTGACAAGAACATTGCCAccagaatttaaaaaagttctAATGGAATTCATTTCAAGTTCAGTAAATTTACTTAATGGTCCTGGTAACATTAGGATCTTTGCATTTGCCAATGATTCTTGCGCTATTACTTCATTATtcctaaaaatatattcatagaGCATATAATAAGACTATATTGATGAcgaatacaatatttatatattacataaataatattgagaGTTAGTAAATTTTAACTTACTCGATAAATTTCCACTTTGTTTTTAGTTTTCGTTGGAGTACTTTAAATTCTTCATTTaactttctttcattttttgatatgtcaaaaataataatgttttcatTGCTATCACCACCATCCAATCCATTCATTTTGAGATTATTGTAAATCGAGGTATTCGTGAGTACAGCAATGTGACATCACattacaatgtttcaacaaCGTGCACAATTTGTGCACGGTGCACGTCAAAATTTCATCGCGTTGTCACTATGACAACCATGAGTACACAATGAAAACGTGCTCAATAATGGCCGATAATTATCGAACCTAATTATTTACCATTCGCAGATGTTTTTCTTAGGTAACGTAAAAATGCAATATCATAATACAGTTATTCACTTtgtaatatttcacaatatcgtaaaatataaaaaaaatcctatcatgatattgatatttttataatttttagaaacactgataatttttatttctatttaaacattatttaatattttgaatttgtttttttgtcaCAAGACAATAATCGATAATGTTAAAGACATAATTATCTCGGTTGATAAATATGAAACTTTAGCCTTAATTCGGTAACTAAGCACACGTGTCGTTGCGGTtgcaatattgattttataatatttgagtTGGTATGTACTTCTGTGTGATGTAGAAAATAGaagtgtgtgtatatataatattatcaataatttgtAATCTTTGTTAAcgatatacaaaataataaggCTAAACAGCATATACGTTGTCCAGTACTGTCGTATTAACTATATAGTTTGTgttaaatgcaatatttaaaattcgcgGTTGTTTGCTGTTACATATGGCGGATTTAGACaaccaatcaaaaattatttcattggcTTAACTCTTCTTATAGCAATTCTAATAGGAGGCTGTACAAATTCCTGTCGATGATTGGCCAAGTAAATAGGCATATAGCGGATATTCCCAGCATTGGCGGACATTATCGTAAATATCGTCGTGAAAACGCTATTGAAAAATTGGTCTTACGGAGGGGCTTCTCAATCAATTTGCAATTTGTTTCTCTCGAATCGATAACGCGCAGGAAGCTGCCATTGGCAATCGCATCTTTTCTGGAAAATATGCCACAGTTTTGTCGTTTTTTGTAGACGTTTGTTTTCACAAGAACTCGACGAGGCCAACAAGATGAGCAAGGTATAAAAATTCAGATTGTTATTGTCGGTTTAACGTTTTGGTAGAAAATAATACGAAGTTATTATTTCGGGTCGGCTACGGTTGGGGTCCGCTTATCTCGGACTCATTTGTTTAAATGTTATCtcaagaaagaaatatatttattcaaagaaatatatttataaattttctttggaattaaatatacaaagatGGGAACAATATTTGAAcaatagatttataattttatgtatacataatgtATGATGCTTTACTATGATTACTCCATTAAACTTTTTGGAGTTTAATGTGTGATGCTTTACTATGATTTTGGTTGTATTTGCTTTACCAGATCTCACGATCTTATCCCTCGGATGGCAAGGTCTATGTGGGAGATTTAGGGAGCAGTGCTAGTAAGCAACAATTGGAGGACGCATTTTCTTATTATGGACCCTTGCATAATGTCTGGGTTGCCAGAAACCCTCCTGGATTTGCTTTTGTTGAATTTGAAGATCCTAGAGATGCAGAGGATGCTGTAAGAGGACTGGATGGTCGAATTGTATGTGGAAGACGCATTCGTGTGGAATTGTCAAATGGAAAGAAATTAAGAGACAGAGGCTTTCCCAGAAGAGGTGTTGGAAGACCTTTTCATCCGGAAGATAAATGTTACGAATGTGGCGAGAGAGGTCATTATGCTAGAGATTGTCATCGTCATAGAAGTTCTCGTAGAAGAAGGTAAGTCTTTAGaaatatcttcttttttaatgggattaataattatatttattaattttgatataaaaaggaCAAAAGCATTTAGAACTTGAATGTCTCAAGTTTATATGCTTGTGTAtgcatgtgtgtatatatatttatatgcatacacgcattcatatatacatacatgcatatacaTCCatgcatacacatatacatccatgcatacatatatacatacatacatacatacatacatacatacatacatacatacatacatacatacatatatgcatacatgcatacatacatgcatacatatataaatacatacatatgtacatatataaatacatacatatgtacatatatacatacatacatccatgcatacatatatacatatatacatattgtatatatgtatatatgtatatatgtttctttttttcctgtGTAAGTTACGTTACAAAATGGAAAACGATTGTAACAtagttacagaaaaaaaatattgctttacatCTCTTATCACATGTGAGCATGATGAGAGAATTATGTTTACAATTACAAAGATTTTCTTTTGTGTGAATCAGCCATTTGGATTTAGGCCTTTAATTAGGTcttcatttgttttttttttttgtatttaataattaggaaacaaatatttaatatatatgtacaatatatgatCTCTATTGAGTTACACAAGatttattgaattaaacaattgtGACAATATCACAATTATTGTGCCAATTTTACTTTGCAGTTATGAAAAAGATTATACAAGGTTcccttatttaaataatgacgCTAATAAGCTACTTAGACTTAATTggtaatgattaaaaaaaaagaaaagatatttcTACAAACATAAAGAAACTGGTTGTTAAGCGGCCAACGTAATATTGCCCGTTATTTATAGGAGTTGCGGCTGAGCATACAGCACACGCATGTGAAATGTGTGTTGCTACTCGACATTGTCGCGTGAGATTCGCCTTGGGTTCACGTTTGTGACACACACCGCGCGTCGTAGTTACAGCGTAGAGCACTCCACAGCTACTTTGGGTTTCCCTCTGCACACTCTGCGGGCGAGAAAACGCGGCAAAAACATGGGCCGTGGCCGACCGGACACGGGGTGGCTAGTTCTGCGCACTGCTACGATACCGATCCGCTGACCACTGACCATCACCCTAAATCGAGATTTATGCACGTCTGGCGTTCTTCGTTCAACTATCCGTGATTTCTGCCTAGTCGTCGTTCCCGTCGTAGccatcgttgtcgtcgtcgtggtcgtcgtcgtggtcgtcgtcgtcgtcgtcttcatCGTCTTAATCATCGTCATCGTGGTTGTCGTCGTTGTCTTCATCGTCTCGTAATATCTAAAGGTTGCTGACAAACAAACTTTCAGCGATCTCGTCTCTAGCCACTCTTCATCCGTTCATCTCGGACCCTCTCGTAATTTCATCTGTGTAAAGGGCTCATCCGCTCTCCCTTCTCGCCATCGCGCACATGCAATCCACAATTGTCTGCTATAAGTACAGCCAGGAAAGATGGTATATATAAGTTGAACAATATATATCAAGTATATATCCTATCAGGATTAATGTATGGCTgagtaaattttgaatataaacgTATCTACGTTACATTATTATACGTAAGCAAACTTGCATGACCTGTAAAGATagttgtatttataatatttatgaagatAGTTTGATAGAGATGTTAAATAATGGAAACGTGGACTTAAAATGTTGACCAATGATTTATACATTagagtttaatttaaaagataatttgtgATACTGATGTACATTTTTCAGAGAAAATTCAATAtctaaatcttatatttttaatgtttattaaaaatgataaacttGTACATTTAATAGGTGTATAAATTAAGGATTTAATAAGATGAAATTCATTATTACTGATAATAAAGGAGTATTGAAAGAGATGACTAATTTTGGGGATAATATAAGTTGTGTAAAAAGtcgataaaagtaataaa from Solenopsis invicta isolate M01_SB chromosome 2, UNIL_Sinv_3.0, whole genome shotgun sequence includes these protein-coding regions:
- the LOC105200804 gene encoding intraflagellar transport protein 52 homolog yields the protein MNGLDGGDSNENIIIFDISKNERKLNEEFKVLQRKLKTKWKFIENNEVIAQESLANAKILMLPGPLSKFTELEMNSIRTFLNSGGNVLVTLGEGGENKSNTNINFLLEEFGIMVNNDSVARMSYSQTMHPKESLISQGLSNKSIFLKNHDEYIGMKFLYPYGATLNVVQPSVVALSSGSIAIPMNRPICAYHCVKNSNGKLIVLGSSRMLMDAYIEKESNDALREMIFDFFELNITETMDFHTDDIEFWEYNFVPDITQQADNPKVCTQDLDNIDIPREYTKLFKHHFYSINLDMVPACIKAFEALGIKHEPLTLIPPHFEAPLPPTQASAFPPSFQELPPPALELFDLDEAFSSDLLKLSQLTNKYMTTKESSRDKELDHYIREFGSIIRVNNSDTHTAKEVLNFVFQKICSYKAMHD
- the LOC105200803 gene encoding serine/arginine-rich splicing factor 7 encodes the protein MSKISRSYPSDGKVYVGDLGSSASKQQLEDAFSYYGPLHNVWVARNPPGFAFVEFEDPRDAEDAVRGLDGRIVCGRRIRVELSNGKKLRDRGFPRRGVGRPFHPEDKCYECGERGHYARDCHRHRSSRRRRSCG